One part of the Nostoc sp. PCC 7120 = FACHB-418 genome encodes these proteins:
- a CDS encoding phage tail protein, giving the protein MDSLIGQIVLFAGNFAPHGWALCNGQLLSIQEYTAVYSILGTTFGGDGVQTFALPNLPIVPDTDGKGESRYIICLYGIYPSRW; this is encoded by the coding sequence ATGGACTCTCTAATTGGACAAATTGTATTATTTGCCGGAAATTTTGCACCACACGGCTGGGCATTATGTAATGGACAGTTATTATCTATACAAGAATACACTGCCGTATATTCTATTCTTGGCACGACTTTTGGTGGTGATGGTGTTCAAACTTTCGCTCTGCCCAATCTGCCTATTGTTCCGGATACAGATGGAAAAGGCGAATCTCGATACATCATTTGCCTTTATGGAATTTACCCCTCCCGTTGGTAG
- the galE gene encoding UDP-glucose 4-epimerase GalE, with product MSPGKPSILVTGGAGYIGSHTVLALKQAGYDVVILDNLVYGHRDLVEKVLQVELVVGDTGDRPLLDELFKSRHFDAVMHFSAYAYVGESVSDPAKYYRNNVLGTLTLLEAMLAASINKFVFSSTCATYGVPKTVPIPEDHPQNPINPYGATKLMVERILADFDVAYGLKSVRFRYFNAAGANPDGLLGEDHNPETHLIPLVLLTALGKRKFISIFGTDYPTPDGTCIRDYIHVNDLADAHVLGLKYLLKGGDSEVFNLGNGQGFSVREVIAAGEQVTGLPITVEECDRRPGDPPSLIGSGEKARKILGWQPQYSSIKDIVSHAWQWHQKRHQ from the coding sequence ATGTCGCCTGGAAAGCCCAGCATTTTGGTAACGGGGGGAGCAGGATATATTGGTTCGCACACTGTCCTGGCTCTCAAGCAAGCAGGTTATGACGTGGTGATACTAGATAATTTGGTCTATGGACATCGTGATTTAGTAGAAAAAGTTTTACAAGTTGAATTGGTGGTGGGTGATACAGGCGATCGCCCTTTATTAGATGAGTTATTTAAATCACGCCATTTTGATGCAGTAATGCACTTTTCCGCTTACGCTTATGTAGGCGAATCTGTGAGTGATCCTGCCAAATACTATCGCAATAATGTTTTAGGCACATTGACGTTATTAGAAGCGATGCTGGCTGCTTCAATTAATAAGTTTGTCTTTTCTTCCACTTGTGCCACTTATGGAGTGCCAAAAACTGTTCCTATTCCCGAAGATCATCCCCAAAACCCCATTAATCCTTATGGTGCTACTAAGTTAATGGTGGAAAGGATACTGGCGGATTTTGATGTGGCTTATGGTTTGAAATCAGTCCGTTTCCGTTACTTTAATGCGGCTGGTGCTAATCCTGATGGGTTGCTAGGTGAGGATCACAACCCCGAAACTCATTTAATTCCTTTAGTACTACTAACAGCCTTAGGCAAACGTAAATTTATTTCCATTTTCGGAACTGATTACCCCACACCCGATGGCACTTGTATTCGGGATTATATTCACGTTAACGACTTAGCCGATGCCCACGTTTTGGGATTGAAATATTTATTAAAAGGTGGAGATAGCGAAGTTTTTAATTTGGGTAATGGCCAAGGTTTCTCAGTCAGAGAAGTAATTGCGGCTGGTGAACAAGTCACAGGATTACCCATAACCGTTGAAGAATGCGATCGCCGTCCTGGAGATCCCCCAAGTCTCATTGGTAGTGGTGAGAAAGCCAGAAAAATTCTTGGCTGGCAACCCCAATACTCATCAATCAAAGATATCGTTTCCCATGCCTGGCAATGGCATCAGAAGCGCCATCAATAG
- a CDS encoding M28 family peptidase, whose product MKKRIWLTLLILVIVVIVGSRSSAFFEQRSSPEMVEIVPVQTPPPQPEPQEVKNELQISVDKLLAHIQKLNFQRYTKTERSRTRTYIINELRKSGWTPKLEKFSGGVNVFAERPGTDTTGDAILVAAHYDTVAGSPGADDNASGVAVILEIARLFASHSTPRTLQLAFFDLEEAGLVGSKAFVTNTQRLEKLRGVIVMDMVGYACYTAGCQQYPPGLPVTPPSDKGDFLVAVGDIENLSLLKAFNHADTKNLPSVLTIPIPLKGILTPDTLRSDHAPFWYQGVGAVLVTDTANLRTPHYHQPTDTPSNIERAFFVGAAQIVVNAVNTLINSQ is encoded by the coding sequence ATGAAAAAACGGATTTGGTTGACATTGTTGATACTGGTGATAGTTGTGATTGTGGGTAGTAGGAGTAGCGCTTTTTTTGAACAGCGTTCTTCGCCTGAAATGGTTGAGATTGTTCCAGTACAAACGCCGCCGCCACAACCAGAGCCTCAGGAAGTAAAGAATGAGTTACAAATATCTGTTGATAAGTTATTAGCTCATATTCAAAAGTTAAATTTTCAACGTTATACAAAAACAGAGCGATCGCGCACTCGGACATATATCATTAATGAACTGCGAAAATCTGGCTGGACACCGAAACTGGAAAAGTTCTCTGGTGGTGTCAATGTGTTTGCTGAACGTCCAGGGACTGACACCACAGGCGACGCGATTTTAGTAGCAGCTCATTATGACACTGTAGCTGGTTCCCCTGGTGCGGATGATAACGCCAGTGGTGTGGCTGTAATCTTGGAAATCGCCAGACTGTTCGCTTCCCATTCCACACCCCGGACTTTGCAGTTAGCTTTTTTTGACCTTGAGGAAGCCGGACTAGTTGGTAGTAAAGCTTTTGTCACCAATACTCAACGTCTGGAAAAACTCCGGGGTGTGATAGTGATGGATATGGTTGGTTACGCTTGTTACACCGCCGGCTGTCAGCAATATCCACCGGGATTACCTGTTACCCCACCCAGCGACAAGGGTGATTTTTTAGTAGCCGTCGGCGATATCGAAAATTTGTCTTTACTCAAAGCTTTTAATCATGCAGATACAAAAAATCTACCCAGTGTCTTAACTATACCGATTCCTCTGAAAGGTATACTCACGCCTGATACACTGCGTAGTGATCATGCTCCATTTTGGTATCAGGGAGTAGGTGCAGTATTAGTCACCGATACAGCTAATTTGCGTACACCTCATTATCATCAACCTACTGATACACCCAGCAATATTGAACGAGCATTTTTTGTTGGTGCAGCGCAAATTGTAGTCAATGCAGTTAATACTTTGATCAATAGTCAATAG
- a CDS encoding sulfite exporter TauE/SafE family protein produces MLDLSLITILGFLGSFGHCFGMCGPLTVAFSLSHQHTTSEKDSQKQTSPTKTNPTWQQQLKFHFLLNLGRMLSYALVGAGLRGVGSVLLQGGQLAGVGSDFRRVMAIITGVMLIWFGLGQLAPNLLPHIPLLHPLLKGNLHNRLSAGMVKLSLQPRWWTPTLLGMTWGLMPCGFLYAAQIKAAETGSLWMGGATMLAFGLGTLPTMLGVGVSTSLVSQDRRSQLFRLGGWITLTIGTITLLRTGDTMVDYTGHAALLCLILALIARPISKLWASPLNYRRALGVGAFVLSVVHTTHMIQHSLDWNFAAFFFLPPQFQIGMAAGAVALILMTPAAFTSWESWQKSLGKYWRQIHLLSVPALLLSAIHAVLIGSHYLGSLQSTWGNMIATVLLGIITLSVLLVRSHFFWSKLAVKKFYVPPTKSR; encoded by the coding sequence ATGCTAGATTTATCACTCATCACTATCCTGGGGTTCTTGGGCAGTTTTGGGCATTGTTTTGGGATGTGTGGGCCGTTAACAGTAGCATTTTCTCTATCTCATCAACACACCACTTCTGAAAAAGATTCTCAGAAACAGACATCACCTACAAAAACTAATCCGACTTGGCAGCAGCAATTAAAGTTTCATTTTCTGCTCAACTTGGGGCGAATGTTGAGTTATGCCCTTGTTGGTGCTGGCCTTAGGGGAGTCGGTTCTGTATTATTGCAAGGCGGACAGTTAGCGGGTGTAGGTAGCGACTTCCGCCGTGTCATGGCAATTATTACAGGTGTGATGTTGATTTGGTTTGGCTTAGGACAGCTAGCACCAAATTTACTACCCCACATTCCTTTATTGCATCCCCTCTTAAAAGGCAACTTACACAACCGCCTAAGTGCGGGAATGGTCAAACTTTCTTTACAACCGCGTTGGTGGACACCCACACTTTTGGGCATGACTTGGGGTTTGATGCCCTGTGGCTTTCTGTACGCTGCTCAGATTAAGGCGGCGGAAACTGGTAGTTTATGGATGGGTGGAGCTACTATGCTGGCTTTTGGCTTGGGGACACTCCCCACTATGTTAGGTGTAGGCGTGTCTACTTCCTTGGTGAGTCAAGATAGGCGCAGTCAATTATTTCGTTTAGGTGGTTGGATTACCCTAACTATTGGGACAATTACTTTGCTACGGACTGGTGACACAATGGTAGATTACACCGGACACGCAGCCTTACTGTGCTTGATTCTAGCTTTGATTGCTCGCCCCATCAGCAAACTCTGGGCATCACCTTTAAATTATCGTCGCGCTTTGGGGGTAGGGGCATTTGTGTTGTCTGTGGTGCATACCACCCACATGATTCAACATTCATTAGACTGGAATTTTGCCGCCTTTTTCTTTTTACCGCCACAATTTCAAATAGGCATGGCTGCTGGTGCTGTAGCATTGATATTAATGACCCCCGCAGCTTTCACAAGTTGGGAATCATGGCAAAAATCCTTAGGCAAGTACTGGCGACAGATTCATTTATTGAGTGTACCAGCTTTGCTTTTGAGTGCGATTCATGCGGTGTTGATTGGTTCCCACTATTTGGGTTCTCTACAGTCAACGTGGGGGAATATGATAGCAACAGTGCTGTTAGGAATAATAACTCTTAGCGTGTTGCTCGTTCGCTCGCACTTTTTTTGGTCAAAGTTAGCCGTAAAGAAGTTTTATGTTCCCCCTACCAAATCACGCTAA
- a CDS encoding helicase-associated domain-containing protein has protein sequence MPYYQDQLSIATVEEALQQSSVDELKKLAALLSTNNKPTRKAELVAFIQRHLIGENLRQLWRELDQLQQAAVAETVHSPDGFFNATRFYAKYLAEPNWGTSDQYGYKRQPSVLCLFIYGKKIIPKDLQTRLQAFVSKPKEVSVSSVDKCPEFFHITWREWDHKTGKRVVKEKEIPIQQCEMETAAQQDLLAVLRLINGGKVSVSDKTGFPSTASMNAIASVLTDGDYYNDDETVNAEEKIGFIKPFAWALLVQAGGLAELSNKRLTLTKAGQKALTAPAADTIRTIWKKWLKNKLLDELRRIDSIKGQTGKGKQGLTAPDKRREAITQALKDCPVGCWMTTEEFFRYILAKGYDFEVTRNPWNLYISEANYGSLGNLDGDDWAILQGRYTLCLLFEYAATLGMINIAYVHPSGVRPDYGDLWGTDDLFFFSRYDGLAALQLTPLGAYCLGVDHNYTPPPLELRSIFRVLPNLEIAATGEPLKPVDTLMLDVYAQKISDAVWRLETAKLLSAMEEGCTVTQLKEFLQARSGHELPETVNQFLADVEAKGNSLRDRGQARLIECADTALAVLIANDSRTKKLCFLAGEKHLVVPTESETKFRNAVKKLGYSIPLGG, from the coding sequence ATGCCTTATTATCAGGATCAGTTAAGCATCGCCACTGTTGAAGAAGCTCTGCAACAGTCATCAGTTGATGAGTTAAAAAAGTTAGCTGCTCTACTTAGTACAAATAATAAACCGACTCGCAAAGCTGAACTTGTGGCATTTATTCAACGCCATCTAATCGGAGAAAATCTGCGCCAATTGTGGCGGGAATTAGATCAGCTACAACAAGCAGCAGTCGCTGAAACCGTTCATAGTCCAGACGGTTTTTTTAATGCAACTCGTTTTTATGCTAAATATTTGGCAGAGCCTAACTGGGGGACATCTGATCAATACGGCTACAAGCGTCAACCATCGGTGTTGTGTTTATTTATCTACGGTAAGAAGATTATCCCCAAGGATTTGCAAACACGCCTGCAAGCATTTGTTAGCAAACCAAAAGAAGTTTCCGTAAGCAGCGTTGACAAGTGTCCGGAGTTTTTCCACATTACTTGGCGAGAATGGGACCATAAGACTGGTAAGCGGGTAGTTAAGGAAAAAGAAATTCCCATCCAGCAGTGTGAAATGGAAACTGCGGCGCAACAAGATTTATTAGCAGTGCTGCGGTTGATTAATGGGGGGAAAGTTTCCGTAAGTGATAAAACTGGATTCCCCAGCACAGCGAGTATGAATGCGATCGCCTCCGTATTAACCGATGGTGATTATTATAATGATGATGAAACAGTTAATGCAGAAGAAAAAATCGGTTTTATTAAACCCTTCGCTTGGGCGCTACTAGTACAAGCTGGTGGCTTGGCTGAACTCTCCAACAAGCGGCTAACATTAACCAAAGCTGGACAAAAAGCCCTTACAGCCCCCGCCGCCGATACCATCCGCACCATCTGGAAAAAGTGGTTGAAAAATAAGCTTTTAGACGAACTCCGGCGCATAGATAGCATCAAAGGGCAAACAGGCAAAGGTAAGCAAGGTTTAACCGCACCAGACAAGCGCCGCGAAGCCATAACACAAGCTTTAAAAGATTGTCCTGTAGGTTGTTGGATGACCACTGAAGAATTCTTTCGCTATATCCTCGCCAAAGGCTACGATTTTGAAGTGACTCGCAACCCTTGGAATTTATATATTAGCGAAGCCAATTACGGCAGCTTGGGCAATCTTGACGGTGACGATTGGGCAATTCTCCAAGGCAGATATACCCTATGTCTACTATTTGAATATGCTGCCACTTTGGGCATGATCAATATCGCTTACGTTCATCCTAGTGGCGTTCGTCCTGATTACGGCGATTTATGGGGGACAGATGATTTGTTCTTTTTTAGTCGTTATGACGGTTTAGCTGCTTTGCAACTAACACCCTTAGGTGCATACTGTCTGGGTGTTGATCATAATTACACTCCTCCCCCATTAGAGTTACGTTCTATATTCCGGGTGCTACCAAACTTAGAAATAGCTGCCACTGGAGAACCCTTAAAGCCGGTGGATACCCTGATGTTGGATGTTTATGCCCAAAAGATTTCTGATGCTGTGTGGCGCTTAGAAACAGCTAAGTTGTTGAGTGCAATGGAAGAAGGTTGTACTGTCACCCAATTAAAAGAATTTCTGCAAGCGCGGAGTGGTCACGAATTACCGGAGACTGTAAACCAATTTTTAGCTGATGTGGAGGCAAAAGGCAACAGTTTACGCGATCGCGGTCAAGCACGTCTGATTGAGTGTGCCGATACAGCCTTAGCTGTGTTAATTGCCAATGATTCTAGAACTAAAAAATTATGTTTCCTCGCTGGAGAAAAGCATTTAGTTGTCCCGACTGAATCAGAAACTAAATTCCGCAATGCTGTGAAAAAGTTAGGCTACAGCATTCCTTTAGGGGGTTAG
- a CDS encoding DivIVA domain-containing protein has protein sequence MLQPQLSNGESNYNGNYPPSPEYGNGSPPGDTPGTGNVDIQQELDRLEEIILSSFRVPLTGRTLIDEEKLLEQLDFIRVSLPSVFQDAAATLEQKQEILLEAEEYGQQLVDAAQAKRAQILAESDIVRQAKQEADQMRRQVQQECEAMMQETLAEIDRKRRACQQELEEMRQTAIAQAQEIENGADEYADHVLEGIEQDLKDMLRVITNGRQQLRSDSQAQRNSHSQKKK, from the coding sequence ATGCTACAACCACAATTATCCAACGGCGAATCCAACTACAATGGAAATTACCCCCCCTCACCAGAATATGGCAACGGTAGCCCCCCAGGAGATACTCCAGGAACAGGAAACGTAGATATTCAGCAAGAACTCGATCGCCTAGAAGAAATTATTTTATCTAGCTTCCGCGTACCCTTAACGGGACGGACGCTGATAGATGAAGAAAAATTATTAGAACAGCTAGATTTTATTAGAGTTTCTTTACCATCGGTGTTTCAGGATGCAGCTGCAACCTTGGAACAAAAGCAAGAAATATTGCTAGAGGCGGAAGAATATGGACAGCAATTGGTCGATGCGGCTCAAGCTAAAAGGGCGCAAATCTTAGCTGAAAGCGATATTGTCAGACAGGCAAAACAAGAAGCTGACCAAATGCGCCGACAAGTGCAGCAAGAGTGTGAGGCAATGATGCAGGAAACCCTTGCAGAAATTGACCGCAAGCGGCGTGCTTGTCAGCAGGAGTTAGAAGAAATGCGACAAACTGCGATCGCTCAAGCTCAAGAAATCGAAAATGGTGCTGATGAATATGCTGATCATGTTCTGGAAGGGATCGAACAAGACCTAAAAGATATGTTACGAGTTATTACAAATGGCAGGCAACAACTAAGAAGTGATAGTCAAGCACAGCGTAATTCTCACTCTCAGAAAAAGAAGTAA
- the holB gene encoding DNA polymerase III subunit delta', which yields MTNNPFAPLVGQKQAIELLTQAVKQNRVAPAYLFAGPDGVGRSLAARCFVELLFASVVEARLLPSLQQRLRQGNHPDLLWVQPTYQYQGQRFTAAQAAEKKLKRKAPPLIRLEQIREITEFLGRPPLEAPRNVVVLEEAQTMAEPAANALLKTLEEPGQATIILITPSPESVLPTLVSRCQRIPFYSLDTKSLTQVLTQTGNQEVLQHPAVLSLASGSPGSAIASYEQLQIIPPDLLQDLTTAPKSQRHALELAKRIDKDLETEAQLWLVDYLQQSYWQKRHQPGIISQLEKARKYLLVYAQPRLVWECTLLSVYQEFNI from the coding sequence ATGACCAATAACCCATTTGCACCACTGGTAGGACAAAAGCAAGCTATTGAGCTACTAACTCAGGCTGTTAAGCAAAACCGAGTCGCCCCGGCTTATCTATTTGCGGGGCCAGATGGTGTAGGACGGAGTTTAGCGGCGCGTTGCTTTGTAGAGTTGTTATTTGCATCTGTTGTGGAAGCGCGACTTCTCCCATCTCTACAACAGCGTTTGCGTCAAGGTAATCACCCTGATTTACTCTGGGTACAGCCGACTTATCAATACCAAGGACAAAGATTCACAGCCGCCCAAGCAGCAGAAAAGAAACTCAAGCGCAAAGCACCGCCTTTAATTCGTTTAGAACAAATTCGAGAAATTACCGAATTTCTCGGCCGTCCTCCCTTAGAAGCACCAAGGAATGTGGTGGTGTTGGAGGAGGCACAAACAATGGCGGAACCAGCAGCAAATGCCTTGTTGAAGACTTTAGAAGAACCAGGACAAGCTACCATAATTTTGATTACGCCTTCTCCTGAGTCCGTATTGCCGACTTTGGTGTCACGCTGTCAACGTATTCCCTTTTACAGCTTAGATACAAAATCTTTGACTCAAGTACTGACACAAACAGGGAATCAAGAAGTTTTACAGCACCCAGCAGTGTTGAGTTTAGCATCTGGCAGTCCGGGGAGTGCGATCGCCTCTTATGAACAATTACAAATTATTCCCCCTGACTTACTGCAAGATTTAACAACAGCACCAAAATCTCAACGTCACGCGTTGGAATTAGCGAAAAGAATCGACAAGGATTTAGAGACGGAAGCACAATTATGGTTAGTTGATTATTTACAGCAATCTTACTGGCAAAAGCGGCATCAACCAGGGATTATCAGTCAATTAGAAAAAGCTCGTAAATACCTACTTGTCTATGCTCAACCGCGTCTTGTGTGGGAATGTACTTTATTATCTGTATATCAGGAATTTAATATCTAA
- a CDS encoding pyridoxamine 5'-phosphate oxidase family protein, giving the protein MMETATADNGWVNTIDAENIEIISKAHSIIADNIYCSLSTCSVDGFPWVSPVFFAYDDSWNIYWSSAITSKHSQNIYHNDGRVAIAIYNSSFPEGSPEGLYFQGIACELDQNQAEKAFPLLANRARKPLLKTAADYLDDSPRRIYQFQPQQTWITGSRLLVNNQLVDTKIQINLFSN; this is encoded by the coding sequence ATGATGGAAACCGCAACTGCTGATAATGGATGGGTGAATACTATCGATGCCGAAAATATAGAAATTATAAGTAAAGCGCATTCTATCATTGCCGATAATATTTACTGCTCACTATCCACTTGCTCAGTTGATGGTTTTCCTTGGGTGTCGCCTGTATTTTTTGCTTATGATGACAGTTGGAATATTTACTGGTCTTCAGCTATTACCTCTAAGCATTCACAAAATATTTATCACAATGATGGACGAGTAGCGATCGCTATTTATAATTCTAGTTTCCCAGAGGGTAGTCCAGAAGGGTTGTATTTTCAAGGTATAGCTTGTGAGTTAGACCAAAACCAAGCCGAAAAAGCTTTTCCTCTGCTAGCAAATCGTGCCAGAAAACCACTTCTCAAAACGGCTGCGGATTATCTAGACGATTCTCCCCGGAGAATTTATCAATTTCAACCTCAACAAACTTGGATTACAGGTAGCCGATTATTAGTTAATAATCAATTGGTTGATACCAAAATTCAGATCAATTTGTTCTCAAACTGA
- a CDS encoding DNA repair helicase XPB has product MSYNPENSLIVQSDRTILLEVHSPTAAKAREAIAPFAELIKSPEHIHTYQITPLSIWNARAAGMQVEAMVAALRDYAKYPIPEAVAQEISTLGERYGLTVIERDEDSLRLRVSDVALAELLVRDKQVAPLLGKRLSEVSFQVEAGLRGTLKQALLAVGYPAEDIAGYVSGDALSIKLREETRTGKKFLLRDYQRQAAEAFYQSGRVQGGSGVIVLPCGAGKTIVGMSAIAAVQENTLILSTSLTSVRQWRRELLDKTDLPEEAIAEYSGEVKNTGPITLSTYQILTYRPNREDDFPHFDLFSARSWGLIIYDEVHLLPAPVFRITAELQARRRLGLTATLIREDGREGDVFALIGPKRYDVPWRELETEGFIATASCTEIRVSQDAERQMTYALAPRRNQFRVAAENPHKVQVVKELLEKESGHRILIIGEFLAQLETLAKVTGLPLITGKTPEKEREQLYQAFREGKLGGLVLSRVGNFAIDLPDADILIQVSGKYGSRQEEAQRLGRVLRPKSDGRPAQFYTLVSLRTCEEDFARHRQLFLTEQGYSYNIQIVDQFENKLI; this is encoded by the coding sequence ATGTCCTATAACCCAGAAAATTCATTGATAGTTCAAAGCGATCGCACCATACTACTAGAAGTGCATTCTCCCACAGCCGCTAAAGCCAGAGAAGCGATCGCTCCTTTCGCTGAACTAATCAAAAGTCCCGAACATATCCACACCTACCAAATTACACCCCTAAGTATTTGGAATGCACGGGCGGCGGGGATGCAGGTTGAGGCGATGGTAGCAGCTTTGCGTGACTATGCTAAATATCCCATACCAGAAGCGGTGGCACAGGAAATTTCCACCTTGGGGGAGAGGTATGGATTAACAGTGATTGAACGTGATGAAGATAGTTTACGCTTGCGGGTGAGCGATGTTGCCTTGGCAGAACTATTAGTGAGAGATAAACAAGTAGCGCCGTTACTAGGTAAACGACTTTCTGAGGTTTCTTTTCAAGTAGAAGCTGGTCTACGCGGTACGTTGAAACAGGCTTTGCTGGCTGTGGGTTATCCGGCGGAAGATATTGCCGGTTATGTGAGTGGGGATGCTTTATCTATCAAGTTGCGTGAGGAGACACGCACAGGTAAAAAATTTCTGCTGCGAGACTATCAACGTCAAGCAGCAGAAGCATTTTATCAGTCTGGAAGAGTACAAGGTGGGAGTGGTGTGATTGTGCTTCCCTGTGGTGCTGGTAAAACCATTGTCGGGATGAGTGCGATCGCTGCCGTCCAAGAGAATACACTTATACTAAGTACGAGTTTAACCTCTGTGAGGCAATGGCGACGAGAATTGTTAGATAAAACAGATTTACCAGAAGAGGCGATCGCTGAATACAGTGGAGAAGTAAAAAACACAGGGCCAATCACCCTCTCAACCTATCAAATTCTTACCTATCGTCCTAACCGCGAAGATGATTTTCCCCACTTTGACTTATTCAGCGCCCGTTCTTGGGGTTTAATTATCTATGACGAAGTTCACCTCTTACCCGCCCCAGTTTTTCGCATCACGGCTGAACTGCAAGCACGCAGACGCTTAGGGTTAACAGCCACCCTCATCCGTGAAGATGGTAGAGAAGGCGATGTCTTTGCTCTGATCGGCCCAAAACGTTACGATGTACCTTGGCGAGAACTAGAAACAGAAGGCTTTATTGCTACCGCCAGTTGTACAGAAATTCGTGTATCCCAAGACGCAGAAAGGCAAATGACCTACGCTCTTGCACCCAGACGCAACCAGTTTCGGGTGGCGGCGGAAAATCCCCACAAGGTACAAGTAGTTAAAGAGTTATTAGAGAAAGAGTCAGGACACCGCATCTTAATTATTGGTGAGTTTCTGGCTCAGTTAGAAACCCTTGCCAAAGTCACAGGACTACCCCTAATTACTGGCAAAACTCCTGAAAAAGAACGAGAACAGCTTTATCAAGCCTTTAGGGAGGGAAAACTAGGGGGATTAGTATTATCGAGAGTGGGTAACTTTGCCATTGATTTACCAGACGCAGACATCCTCATCCAAGTTTCAGGAAAATATGGTTCCCGCCAGGAAGAAGCGCAGCGTCTAGGTAGAGTACTGCGTCCTAAATCTGATGGTCGTCCCGCCCAATTTTATACTCTAGTATCTCTGCGTACCTGTGAAGAGGATTTTGCTCGTCATCGGCAGTTATTTTTAACAGAGCAAGGTTACAGTTATAATATTCAAATTGTGGATCAGTTTGAGAACAAATTGATCTGA
- the tmk gene encoding dTMP kinase gives MGGRFIVFEGVEGCGKTSQMQLCAEWLQSLGISVVLTREPGGTELGLDLRRLLLQKAEDKPIAEVTELLLYAADRAQHVAQELKPKLAQGKYILCDRYVDSTIAYQGYGRNLDMNLIHQLNDIATGGLTSDITIWLDVDVEVGLARKRGDNVGLDRIEQETIAFHRRVQQGYADLAASSPKRIIRVDGQLSKETVHKTIQEILSVHLKQWL, from the coding sequence ATGGGTGGCAGATTCATTGTATTTGAAGGGGTTGAAGGTTGCGGCAAAACTAGCCAAATGCAGCTTTGTGCAGAGTGGTTGCAAAGTTTGGGGATTTCTGTGGTTCTCACCCGTGAACCAGGAGGAACAGAATTAGGTTTAGATTTGCGGCGCTTGTTGTTACAGAAGGCGGAAGATAAGCCAATCGCTGAGGTGACGGAGTTATTATTATATGCTGCCGATCGCGCACAACACGTTGCCCAAGAACTCAAACCTAAGTTAGCTCAGGGTAAGTATATATTATGCGATCGCTATGTTGACTCTACCATTGCCTACCAAGGTTACGGTCGCAATTTGGATATGAATCTCATCCATCAGTTAAATGACATCGCCACTGGTGGATTAACCAGTGACATCACCATCTGGCTAGATGTGGATGTTGAAGTCGGATTAGCTCGTAAACGGGGGGACAATGTAGGACTAGACCGAATTGAACAAGAAACCATCGCTTTCCATCGTCGTGTACAGCAAGGCTATGCAGACTTAGCCGCATCCTCTCCGAAGCGAATTATCAGAGTTGATGGTCAATTGAGTAAAGAAACTGTACATAAAACCATTCAGGAAATTCTTAGCGTACATCTCAAGCAATGGCTGTAG
- the coaD gene encoding pantetheine-phosphate adenylyltransferase, with protein sequence MIAIYPGSFDPITLGHLDIIQRGSRLFDLVIVAVLRNPSKVPLFSVQERLEQIRRTTKHLPNVEADGFDGLTVNYAQQRQAQVLLRGLRAISDFEVELQMAHTNKTLSTQIETVFLATSNEYSFLSSSVVKEIARFGGSVDHLVPPHIALDIYKCYNHNYPTANPTTMEITPPHQNMATVAPQEILQEQET encoded by the coding sequence GTGATTGCTATTTATCCTGGTAGCTTTGATCCGATCACTTTAGGACACCTCGATATTATTCAGCGTGGTAGCCGTTTGTTTGATCTGGTGATTGTCGCCGTCTTGCGAAATCCGAGTAAAGTACCATTATTTAGCGTACAGGAACGCCTAGAACAGATTCGTAGAACCACTAAGCATTTACCAAACGTAGAAGCCGATGGTTTTGATGGTCTGACCGTTAATTATGCCCAACAGCGACAAGCACAGGTTTTATTACGGGGTTTACGGGCGATTTCTGATTTTGAGGTCGAGTTACAAATGGCCCATACTAATAAAACTCTTTCTACTCAAATTGAGACAGTTTTTTTAGCAACATCAAATGAGTATAGTTTTTTAAGTAGTAGTGTGGTAAAAGAGATTGCAAGATTTGGTGGTTCCGTCGATCATCTTGTCCCCCCACACATAGCTTTAGATATATACAAATGCTACAACCACAATTATCCAACGGCGAATCCAACTACAATGGAAATTACCCCCCCTCACCAGAATATGGCAACGGTAGCCCCCCAGGAGATACTCCAGGAACAGGAAACGTAG